The Alkalihalobacillus sp. LMS6 genomic interval CCACAGTAGCTCAGTGGTAGAGCTATCGGCTGTTAACCGATCGGTCGCAGGTTCGAATCCTGCCTGTGGAGCCATTTTTTATGCTTCCATAGCTCAGCCGGTAGAGCACCACCATGGTAAGGTGGGGGTCAGCGGTTCAAGTCCGCTTGGAAGCTTTCGTATAAGTACTGGTACATTAAGGTTTCTCCGATGATGGAGAGGCTTATTTTTTTGCGTAAAAAGAGGTTTGCAAACCTTTAGTATATTAAAGAAGAAAAATAGTCTTATCTTTACCGATTCCTTTGGTTATAATTAAATTGTTGTATACAAAATTTTATTATGTAGTATAAAAACATTATAATTAAAACTATAAATGCTAACAAACTTATTGTCATCAAGTATGCCCCGATAGCAGTATTCAGGACATTATATAAGATGTGTGTCACAACCGTAAAAATAATAGCTGAAATCAAAAAAGTTTTCTTATTCATCCTAAAATCTCCTTCATCTTAAATTTCTTCATAAGATTGAATCAATTGTTAACAATAGTAATTTCTTGTTTAAGGTTATTTTTAATTATCATATCATTGTTCTTTGCTTGATAAAAGTTGATGCTATATATTATATGAGCTTGGAATCAATTCTAAGAGTTATAAAGTAGGGCGCTTATAAGTTAAACGCCTATTAAGGTGATTTTTATTTTGAAAACAAGTTCTTACTAAAAATTGTTACGGCATCTCTCTGAATCGAAGGCAACAAATGATTATAGGTATCTAAAGTGGTTATAATACTTGAATACCCTAATCTCTCTGCTACTACTTTTACAGGAATACCTTGTAAGAGCATTAACGTAGCATGCGTATGCCTTAAATCGTGAAAACGAATAGAAGGCACATTTGCATCTTCTTTAAGCTGATACCATTTTCGATTTAGGTTGCGGGGAGTTACAGTGTAAATTGCAGCATATCTTCTAAATCTGCAACTTGAATGACGAAATTATCAACCTCTGTTCGATCAACGCCGTGTAAATTCAAGCGATGTTCTACAATAGGTAAATTAATTCCAAATACGTTCTCAGAGGTCATTAAAAGTAAATCATCTATTAAAACGGTCACATTCAAAGCATCTAGATCAAACTCTTCTGCTAGATGAATATTAAAAGGAGCATGTACTACTAACATAAGCTTTTTTTGATCCCAGTCGATTGATTTGATCACGTACATTTAAAACGATCCATATGGAGGCTTTAATGCCTTCGTAATAGTCATAGTATACTTTGTGTATTTTGCAATAGAAAAGTGCAGAGGTTTGTCACCCGGAATACTTCTCTTTATTTTCTTTTAGATAATGCATTTGTTAAGCGACAACTTTCTCCTTGATAAGAGATGATATGGGCATGGTGATTCAGCCGATCCACCAATGCAGCGGTCAATCTCGAGTCTACAAATATTCTGTTCCATTGACTGAACTCTAAATTTGACGTGATGATTAAACTCTTCTGCTCGTAGAATTCAGAGATAAGTTGGAGTAGTAGCTCAGAGCCCTCTTTACTAAACGGCAGGTAGCTCATTTCATTCAGGATGATTAAATCTACCTTCTCCAATTTCTTACGAAATGCTGAGAGCTTACTCAACCTTAAGGCTTGTTCCAATTCTTCTACTAAATGAGCTACACGGTAAAAACGGACTTCATAGCCATTTTCACACGCTTTCCTTCCCAATCCCGTCGCTAGATGAGTTTTCCCAGTTCCTGGTGACCCTACCAATACAACGCTTTCTCCTTTTTCAATAAAACTCAAACTGCATATTTCCTCTTTAGACGTATGAGGTGGAAACCGAATTTGTTCTGTCCATTCATAGGTATGAAGATTTTTCTTATCCAAAAACTTGGCCTTTTTTATTAATCTGATAGATTTTGTTTGTTCTCTTAACTTATGTTCTTCGTCAAATAAGTCATTAAGATATTGCACCTTATTCTCGAAGGGAATTTGATCATATTCTTTGCGGTACGCCAGTTAACCCTAATATTTTCTGTATTTGGGAGATTGATAGACCTTTATTGTTTCTCAAATTTTTGATACAATTAATATCAAACATTGCTAGCATCCTTCCGTTACCTCCGTGAATTGATTCGACACCAATTACGTTAGAGGGACTTGGGGTGACTGGCAAGTCTTTTTTTTTGCCCTTATTAAAATAAGGGCAGGACTCTGCATTTTTCTGATGCAAAGGTCTGCACTTCTATATTGCAATAAACAAGCGGGCGTTCTTTAAAGGCTTTTACTTGTGTTTCCATTGTTTTGGTCATGTTTGAAATGGTTTGAGGCGTGTAATGATGCCCATACATGCGCTCCAAAAGATCAGTGATTTCACGTGTTGTGATACCTTTTTGATACATATGGATGACAAACGATTCAAGGGTTTCATTGGATCGCTTGTAAGGGGCCACCGTTTGTTGGTGAAAGTCCCCATTCCGGTCTCTTGGAACGGTGAGATGGAGGTCCCCGAATTCGGTATGGAGTGTACGAGCGTAGATCCCATTTCCGTATTTTTCGTAATCCAAAAAAGCAGTGAGCTCTGTCGCTAAAAGGAGGTTCACATCCTTTTCTAAATGAGTTCGAAATACTTCATTTAAATCTTCTTTTCGAACTAGAGCTTGGGCAATATCTGTAGTAAAATCAGTCATAGGGAAGTCCTCTTTTCTGTGAATTTTGTGTGGTAACTCAATTCTACTAGAAAAGGGCTTCCTTTTTTCGTGCTTTTATTCATTTACACAAGATATTTTACGCTCTCAATGAAAGATTTTTATGAAACACTCTCTTATATTAATGAAACAGTATATTCACTTATTGGATTAAACATCAAAAACGTACAAGAAGAAAAACATAATGCAAAATATGGGGCTGGATCTTTTGAAACACCTCTTATCATAACCCAAGAGTGGCAATTGCCTTATTTCGTTTATATGAATGAGTCAAAACGATACGAAATGATAAGACTATTCTCTTAAAAGATTTTCAGGAATGTATATAAAAATGCTTTAATTTATTTAGATAGAGTTATTACTACCATAGGGCGCTAACTAATCTGCAAACCAAATTGCAAATTGCTAACAAACATAGTGTATAAAAAAAGAGCTGCCCTTATAGGTAAGCTCTCGTTTTATACTTAGACTCTTTGGTAAATCTTCCCACGAAATAAAACAACGAGACCGATGAAAATTGCGACTAACGCAAAACTCAATAACACGTACTGAATGGACAAGCCGCCCTCAACGAGTGACGGAATGACTCCATATGCGATCGGGTCAAAGCCATTCATGGCCAGGTAAATGAGACTCATTACACGTCCAATTAGTTTTGGATCGGTTGTTTCTTGTGCGGAAGTGAAGAAGGGAATCGTGATGATCGGCATGGCTAAACCGATAAAGAACACGATTAGCGTCAACCAAAATAAGTCGGTAATTTGACTGAAAAAGAGTAGGATTGCTGCGGCTCCTAATAAGCCATAAATTGATGTTTTTCCTCTATTTTTAATTTGAACAAATCCTATGATCGCTGAACCGATGACCATACCAATACCTAAACTCACTTCTAAATAACTAAGGTTGATGGGCGTTCCTCCATAAAGGTCAACGACGAGGGGGATGGATACAATAATTGCCCCCATAATCAGGAAATTAAATGAGATTAAAACGACAATCCCTGTAATGAGGTAACGTGACTTTACTACATGCAATAGACCT includes:
- a CDS encoding tyrosine-type recombinase/integrase, which gives rise to MPSIRFHDLRHTHATLMLLQGIPVKVVAERLGYSSIITTLDTYNHLLPSIQRDAVTIFSKNLFSK
- the istB gene encoding IS21-like element helper ATPase IstB, translating into MQYLNDLFDEEHKLREQTKSIRLIKKAKFLDKKNLHTYEWTEQIRFPPHTSKEEICSLSFIEKGESVVLVGSPGTGKTHLATGLGRKACENGYEVRFYRVAHLVEELEQALRLSKLSAFRKKLEKVDLIILNEMSYLPFSKEGSELLLQLISEFYEQKSLIITSNLEFSQWNRIFVDSRLTAALVDRLNHHAHIISYQGESCRLTNALSKRK